The Salegentibacter sp. Hel_I_6 region AGTAAGCAACAACGTGATTTTGCCCACGCTTGCCCCTATCACTTTTCTTATTCCAATTTCTTTTCTGCGTTGGGAAACCAATAACATTGACATTGCGAACAAACCAATACAACTTAAAATTATGGCAATAATAGAACCACTGGTTATGAGCGTGGTCATTGTTCGTTCCCTTCGTAAGGTGCGCTCAATATTTTCATCAAGGAAAGATCCTGTGAAGGTGGCATTTGTTTCTATCTTATTCCAGGCTGCTTCAATTTTCTCTAAAGAATTTAGTGCATTTTGAGGTGCTACTTTCACATAGGCATACCGCATATTCCAGTTCGGTTTTAGAAACAACGTAAGCGGTTCTATTTCTTTGTCTAAATCCTGAAAATGATAATCCCTTATCACTCCTACCACATTAAAGGAACCGGACTCCTCCAGTTCGATCTTTGTATTAAGTGCATTCTCCTCTTGTAGTTGACTTGCCATTGTCTCATTAATAACAACTGCGAGACTGTCGGTAGCAAAATTTCGATCAAAGGACCTTCCTCTTGAAAGATCGAGGCCCAGGGTTTCGATATAGTCATAATCAACCATTAAAATATTGGTTAAAACTTCCCTTCCTTTATATTCAAAGCCAAGAACGCTGGTGGAGCGGCTTCCGTCCTTGCCGAGGCCCATGATA contains the following coding sequences:
- a CDS encoding ABC transporter permease, with amino-acid sequence MGLGKDGSRSTSVLGFEYKGREVLTNILMVDYDYIETLGLDLSRGRSFDRNFATDSLAVVINETMASQLQEENALNTKIELEESGSFNVVGVIRDYHFQDLDKEIEPLTLFLKPNWNMRYAYVKVAPQNALNSLEKIEAAWNKIETNATFTGSFLDENIERTLRRERTMTTLITSGSIIAIILSCIGLFAMSMLLVSQRRKEIGIRKVIGASVGKITLLLTSDFLKLVGIAFLIAAPISWYLSKEFLQNYAFRIDLSLWVFISAGIIALLIAIITISFKTINAATANPVKSLKTE